The Megalops cyprinoides isolate fMegCyp1 chromosome 12, fMegCyp1.pri, whole genome shotgun sequence genome contains a region encoding:
- the pnoca gene encoding proenkephalin-A has protein sequence MKTALWTLLLFCLCVPGRSDCQNDCLSCSQQLHKDQAFSMLVCLVECEGNAAPTPTWELCRQAAEQVQLTSFPLGGTMLKREEEAVAAMLPADQGNRGLLYSGALQQFDNVARALGIDELGRDSRTAQLSAAYRSRQGGSEEEEEEGEEEEGNSVMDGQENGAALNLTKRFGGFLKGKYGYRKLMDPGRSLQKRYGGFIGVRKSARKWNNQKRFSEFLKQYLGMTARASEFNSVSADITRQNEV, from the exons ATGAAGACGGCCCTGTGGACTCTGCTGCtattctgcctgtgtgtcccGGGACGCAGTGACTGCCAGAACGACTGCCTCTcctgcagccagcagctgcacaAAGACCAGGCCTTCAGCATGCTG GTCTGTCTGGTGGAGTGCGAGGGCAACGCTGCCCCGACCCCTACCTGGGAGCTGTGCCGCCAGGCAGCTGAGCAGGTGCAGTTAACCTCCTTTCCACTAGGGGGCACCATGCtgaaaagagaagaggaggcgGTGGCTGCCATGCTGCCCGCCGACCAGGGAAACAGAGGGCTCTTGTACTCTGGGGCCCTGCAGCAATTCGACAACGTGGCACGGGCGCTGGGCATCGACGAGCTGGGCAGGGACAGCCGGACGGCTCAGCTCAGCGCCGCCTACCGCTCCCGGCAGGGCGGGtccgaggaggaagaggaggagggcgaggaggaagaggggaacaGCGTGATGGACGGGCAGGAGAACGGGGCAGCCCTCAACCTGACCAAGCGCTTCGGCGGCTTCCTGAAGGGCAAGTACGGATACAGGAAGCTGATGGACCCCGGCCGGTCCTTGCAGAAGCGCTACGGCGGGTTCATAGGCGTCCGCAAGTCCGCCCGAAAGTGGAACAACCAGAAGCGCTTCAGCGAGTTCCTCAAGCAGTACCTGGGCATGACGGCCCGCGCCAGCGAGTTCAACAGCGTCTCGGCAGACATCACGCGGCAGAACGAGGTGTAG